The genome window GGAATTTTGGAAACGGAAATACAGGAAACGGTGCATCAGTAACACCAGTCTATACTAAACCCGGTTCTTATGAAGTTACTTTAACAGTAAAGGATAACCGTGATTTGTCAAACAGTTCTAAAACTGTATCACGAATCATTCGCATTAATCATCCTCCGTTTAGTTATGCCGGTCCTGATATGGTTGTTTGTCCTGATGAAAAAATCACATTCGACGGAAGCGGTTCGTTCGATCAGGATGGCACAATTCAGAAATATGTCTGGGATTTTGGTAACGGCAGCACTGCTGAGGGAGAGAAAGTACAGTATGCTTTTAATAAAAGCGGTACATATACTGTAAAATTAACTGTTCATGATAATTCGGGGTTACCTGAAGGCAGGGTTACCGATGAATTAATTGTTCATGTTAATGCATCACCAATAGCTGACGCGGGTGAGTATACAACAGTCTATACCGGGGGTGCTCACGATGCGGTAATGTTCGACGGACGAAAATCCAAGGATCCTGATGGCGGAACACTTCAGTACCATTGGGATTTCGGAGACGGAAACTCGGCCGTTGGGGCAGTTGTAAGCCACTATTTTAGTAAACCTGGCCAGTTTAAGGTGAAACTAACCGTAAAAGACGGAAGCGGCAAGGTTTGCGGTGAATCCAGCGATGAAAGACTATTGAATGTCATTAAACGTTAAAACAAAGTTTATTTAAGGTAAAAGAAGGCAGTACTACCATGAATCTTTCCTGGCAGAAGAAGTTATTTATTTTCGCTATTCTTACTTCCATTATTCCTCTGTTCATTTCAGGTTATGTCATGATTTCCATGACTGATGAAGAACTTAAGAGCAGTACGAATAATGAACTGATATCTACTACAGGTGCGGTAGCAGGAGAGCTAAATAATCTGCTGCTGAATACCTGGCTGGCTCCGCTTGAAATCGTAAAATCCGGTCTGGAAAATCCTTCCTTAGGTCCTGCAGAAAAAGAGGCATTACTTAATTCGATTGTTAAGAATGTGGAAGGATTTGTTTATACCGGAGTCTATTTTGAGATGAGTCCCGGTGATTTCCAGAATGCACTCTCCGCATTTAAGCCGTCCTCAAATACTGCCATTTCGGTAAATACTCCGGAATACAGAGGAGCGATTGGCGGAGTCCCTGAAGATATCGTCAAAATGCTTGAGAAGAAATCTGAGAGCGGAATGGCATATATTCTCAGTGATCCGCGTTACAATCAGAATATACAGACATGGCTGATGGAGTGTATCGTTGATATTAAAATAAGCGGTGCACCGAGAGGTATTCTTATTGCCAGAATTAATCTGAACGATTTTTTTGCCAGACTGCGTAATAACCCATTTAACAAAACAGGGAAACTGTATATCATCAACGGGGAGGGTGAAAATATAGCATCTGAGGGAAAAGAAAACCTGTCTCAGTTAAAAATTGTTCAGGATATTAAAACCCTGATTGCGCAAAAACTCAGATCCAACGGTGTTACAAGTTATGAAACGCCGGACGGGCAGGTTAAAGTTGCCAGTTTTTCTTTCCCTGAAAACCTTGACTGGGTGGTATTCGCGGAAAAGGATGAGGATGTTGCATACGCTACAGTTGATAAAATGACCTTCACGCTGTGGGTACTGGTTGCTCTTGGTCTTTTTGTTGGTATCGGAGGAGCACTCGTTTCAGGAGGCGTTATCAGTCAGCCAATCAGAAAACTTCGCAATATTGCGGAGACAATATCATCAGGTAATTTTGATGTTGAGGTTGAGTATAAGGCAAATGATGCAATTGGAACTCTGGGTAATACGCTGGTTTCGATGGCACACTCACTTAAAGAAAGCTTTAAGAAGATAGCCCTCCAGAATAAGGAACTTGAAGAATACAGTAAAACACTTGAAATTAAAGTCGAAGAGAGAACGATTGAGTTAAAAGATAAAAACACTGAACTCGAAAAAACTCTTATACAGTTAAAAGAAACGCAGGCACAACTTGTAATGCAGCAGAAACTTGCATCACTTGGTGCACTGACCGCCGGTATCGCTCATGAAATTAAAAACCCGCTGAACTTTGTTAATAACTTTGCAAAACTCACAACAGGCCTGGTGGATGAACTTCATGAAGAAATTGACCGGGTAAAAACCGATCCCGCTAAAATTGATGCAGGATATCTTGAAGAAATCTTTGGTGATATTAAAACTAATGTCACCAAGATAGGTGAACATGGTGCGCGTGCAGATAATATCGTAAAAGGAATGCTTGAGCACTCCAGAGGAGATACAGGTGAATTCCAGATGACTGATCTGAACGGGCTTCTTGCCGAGTCGCTTGATAACGGTTATAATGCAGTTAAAAATAACCGCTCTGGTTTCTTATGTGAATTAAAGAAGACTTTTGATTCTTCCATTGAGAAGATAAATATCAATCCTCAGACTTTCAGCCGGGTAATGGTTAATATTTTTGAAAATGCATTTTATGCAATGTTCAAAAAAGGTGAGGCGAAAGGATCAGGTTATAAACCCGAACTTGAACTGATTACAAAAAAATCAGGTGAGGAGGTTGAAATCAGGATTAAGGATAATGGTACCGGTATTCCTCAGAGTGTAATTGATAAAGTGTTTGAACCATTTTTCACTACAAAGCCGACTGGTGAAGGCACCGGACTTGGACTGTCTCTCAGTTATGATATTATAACACAGATTCATAAAGGCAAGTTGTCAGTTGCTTCAGTTGAAGGCGAATCTACAGAATTTATTATTACGATTCCTGTTTCTTAAAAGAAACCGGGAAACGACTTTTTTTTAATGATGTCAGACATACAATGATTAAACAAATATTTTTTGTGTTAATGATTTTTCATGGGGTGCTTCTTTTCGGACAGTCCGAAATTAAAGTTGTGGTGAAATCAGGGGAGACCGTGCGAGATATAGCGCGGGAACATCTTAAAGATCCGGATCTTTGGGAAGAGATTCTCAGAAGCAACAATCTGAAATCTCCGGAGCAGGTGAAACCGGGAATGACTCTGGTGATTCCGGTTGAATCCATCCTGAAAGCGAAAAATCAGATTTCTAAAGCGCTTAAAGCAATCAATGACGCAACCGAAGCCGGAGCAAAAACATTTGCTGCACAAAGCATTAATACGGCTATTGAACTCTATAATGAGGCTCTGGCTGAGCGAAAAGCCGGTAACTGGAAAAAGAGTTTCGATAAAGCAGTGCTTGCTGAGAAGCAGGCCGGAGAGGCTAAAAAACTTGCTGAATCAAAAAGCAAAACAACATCAGACGCGACCGTTGCCAGCGGAAAAGGAAAGATTGAATCCAAGAAACCCGCAGATCCGTTGTGGAAAGATGCCCCTGTGCGCTCAAAACTTTTTGAGAATGACCGTCTGAGAACTCTTTCAAATTCATTTGCCGAGATTCTCTTTCAGGATAACAGTAAGATAAAACTGAGCGAAAACTCACAGCTGGTGATACAGAAAGCAAGAGTTGATCTGCTTCAGAATAAATCTGAGTCTGAAGTGAAACTCGAAAAAGGAAATGCATTTGCATTCCTTTCCGGTAAATCACCTAAAAAAGATTTCAAGGTATCAGTTCCGGGTGCGGAAACTGAGGTAAATTCCAAGGCATTTTTTCTGAAAAAAGAAGAGAAATCAACAAAGATTGCCAACTATGATGGTGAGATCGCACTGAAAGGCAAGGGTAAATCAGTTGTTGTTAAAGAAAATCAGGGTTCTACGGTTAGTGATAATGGTAGTGTCTCGGATCCAAAGAACCTGCTTCCGTCACCAGGTATAAAATTCCCGGAGAATAATGCCAAGTATCTTGCTGATACAATCTCGTTTGCATGGAATCCCGTAACCGGTGCAAGAAGATACTGGTTTCAGTTAGCAACTGATAAGGATTTTAATAATCCTGTTTTTACATCTAAAACTCTGACGGTTACTTCCTATAAACTGACGCTTGAGCCGGGTGTCTATTATTGGCAGGTGTCCGCAGAGGATGCCGATGGTTTTCCAGGGCCATATACTAAACCCTCAGTATTGTTTGTTGAATCGAAGACAACCTATGCTTACTTAACCATCCAAAGTCCGCAGAATGAAACAGTTACCGATAAAGATGAAATTCTTGTTACCGGAGCTACCGATCTTGCGAATACTATCGAAATCAACAGTAATAAAGTTGATGTTGACCCGAATACCGGTTCATTCTCATTACCTGTAAAACTTACAAAAGGTAATAATTCAATAGTTGTTAAGGCAGTTAATCCTAATGGCGGAGAAAATTCCGTTACACTCAGAATCAAGTATGAAGTTGATTCAGTTATAGCTCTGCAATTTGATCCGTCTTTACTTAAAGATATGAGTGGCAGTTATATCATCCCTTCTTCTGAATTCGTATTGCGCGGAACAACAAACGCCTCTGCTCAGGTTCTGCTCAGATCAACGGTTCAGAATTACCACCTGAAGACCTTTAGTAATGAAAACGGGGAATTCACATTCACTCTTCAAAAGTTTACCAGGGCAGATTCGTTTTATACTACTATAGTTAGCCGTTCCGGCCACAGATCTGTATTTGCCGACCGGTTTGTTCTTGATGATGTGCAGCCGGTTATTACGTTAAGCAGCGAGCCTCCTCAATTTACCAATAAAAAAATGCTTGAAATAACAGGCTCCTGCAATAATGTCAGAACTATTGAAGTTGCTTCTGGTGAGGCAGTTATTAATGGCGAAACATTTTCGTACCGTACCGAACTCAGGCCGGGTCAGAATCAGATTGACCTGACTGCTGTTGCTCCAAATGGCAGAACCATGGTTATCAGACGGAATATATATCTTGATCTTGAAGCACCTGTTCTGGGTGCTTATAACATGACTCCGCTAAAAGTGCCTGCAGACCGTTATATTACCGTTACCATAGCTGCTACTGATATTTCAGGCTTAAAGCGGACAGCCAAACTTATCTATTCCGCCGGAGAGGATGTATTTTCAGAGACACTGCTGTATAATGATGCGGCAGGAATGTATCAGGGCAGATTTCTGGTCCGGGCAAAAACTAATACGGATTTAATTCTCAGGTCTGTTCTTCTGGAGGACTATTTTGGCAATTTCAAAGAGTACAAACTGAAATGACAATGATTTTATTTAAAAAACTATTTCTCGCAATCTTTTTATTTGTAGTTTTCTGCTCACCGGAGATATTTACGCAGGAAAGCATTAAATATATTACTTATGGAACCGGAACCCAGACTAAAGAAGGTGATGATGATTATCGTGAAGTATTTATTATTCGCGTTCCGGAAAATTATCGTAACAAACTGTATCTTCGCGTATTTGATATTGATTGCGGCGGTATGAATGATTTTCAGGGAACCGCTCCCTGGAATACAAAAACTCTTTTTACCTTCTCAGGAGGAAGCCAGACTGAACCGCTCGAAGGATTATTTACTGCTGAAGCGGATGAAAATGCAATGCGATCCGGAAGGATACTAAAATCCGAAGCATTTGGAGAATCTGGCATTGCCGATAATGACTGGATGACGTTTGCTTCATTTTTGCCTTCTGACGGTTTTCTTATTAATGGATACTACTACTTCCGTTTTACAGGAGAAGGCAGAGAGGGAACTAACGGAAACGTCTTTGATATATATGTTAGTACTTCAGAACTGCTGAATACACCTGCTGAGAGGGTAGAGGTTCTTAATTATTCACCCACCATCCGTCTATTGAAAAAAGACGGAAGTGCAGCGTTACGATTCAGAATTCCGGAGGGAGTCAGATCGTTAGAGATAAAGGATTTTGATGCTGCTGGTGCTGATCTGAGACTAAGAACTGCATTACGGCAGGATATTGCTCTTAAATCATCTGGTGACGGTGTATGGGCATCAAACACTGTTAGTCTGGTTAAAGAGGAAGATGGAAGAGGAGCTTCGGTTGTTTTTGGACAGGGCGGGGAGTCACCAAATGATGCAACATTTAAGGTCATTGCTGAGGATGGACAGGAACTCCCTTTTCTTTGTCC of Ignavibacteriales bacterium contains these proteins:
- a CDS encoding HAMP domain-containing protein — protein: MNLSWQKKLFIFAILTSIIPLFISGYVMISMTDEELKSSTNNELISTTGAVAGELNNLLLNTWLAPLEIVKSGLENPSLGPAEKEALLNSIVKNVEGFVYTGVYFEMSPGDFQNALSAFKPSSNTAISVNTPEYRGAIGGVPEDIVKMLEKKSESGMAYILSDPRYNQNIQTWLMECIVDIKISGAPRGILIARINLNDFFARLRNNPFNKTGKLYIINGEGENIASEGKENLSQLKIVQDIKTLIAQKLRSNGVTSYETPDGQVKVASFSFPENLDWVVFAEKDEDVAYATVDKMTFTLWVLVALGLFVGIGGALVSGGVISQPIRKLRNIAETISSGNFDVEVEYKANDAIGTLGNTLVSMAHSLKESFKKIALQNKELEEYSKTLEIKVEERTIELKDKNTELEKTLIQLKETQAQLVMQQKLASLGALTAGIAHEIKNPLNFVNNFAKLTTGLVDELHEEIDRVKTDPAKIDAGYLEEIFGDIKTNVTKIGEHGARADNIVKGMLEHSRGDTGEFQMTDLNGLLAESLDNGYNAVKNNRSGFLCELKKTFDSSIEKININPQTFSRVMVNIFENAFYAMFKKGEAKGSGYKPELELITKKSGEEVEIRIKDNGTGIPQSVIDKVFEPFFTTKPTGEGTGLGLSLSYDIITQIHKGKLSVASVEGESTEFIITIPVS
- a CDS encoding FecR domain-containing protein — encoded protein: MIKQIFFVLMIFHGVLLFGQSEIKVVVKSGETVRDIAREHLKDPDLWEEILRSNNLKSPEQVKPGMTLVIPVESILKAKNQISKALKAINDATEAGAKTFAAQSINTAIELYNEALAERKAGNWKKSFDKAVLAEKQAGEAKKLAESKSKTTSDATVASGKGKIESKKPADPLWKDAPVRSKLFENDRLRTLSNSFAEILFQDNSKIKLSENSQLVIQKARVDLLQNKSESEVKLEKGNAFAFLSGKSPKKDFKVSVPGAETEVNSKAFFLKKEEKSTKIANYDGEIALKGKGKSVVVKENQGSTVSDNGSVSDPKNLLPSPGIKFPENNAKYLADTISFAWNPVTGARRYWFQLATDKDFNNPVFTSKTLTVTSYKLTLEPGVYYWQVSAEDADGFPGPYTKPSVLFVESKTTYAYLTIQSPQNETVTDKDEILVTGATDLANTIEINSNKVDVDPNTGSFSLPVKLTKGNNSIVVKAVNPNGGENSVTLRIKYEVDSVIALQFDPSLLKDMSGSYIIPSSEFVLRGTTNASAQVLLRSTVQNYHLKTFSNENGEFTFTLQKFTRADSFYTTIVSRSGHRSVFADRFVLDDVQPVITLSSEPPQFTNKKMLEITGSCNNVRTIEVASGEAVINGETFSYRTELRPGQNQIDLTAVAPNGRTMVIRRNIYLDLEAPVLGAYNMTPLKVPADRYITVTIAATDISGLKRTAKLIYSAGEDVFSETLLYNDAAGMYQGRFLVRAKTNTDLILRSVLLEDYFGNFKEYKLK